From Malacoplasma iowae:
AGTAATAAGTCTTATAGTTATTTTTGTTCTTTGATTGTCAATTATTAATACATCAATATCTTTTATTGGAATAGAAATTTTATTATTTTCTTTTAGTATTATTAAATTATCTAAAAAGAAGTTTAAATGTTCACCGGTTACAACTTCTACTATTTTTCAACCCATATTTATACTAAATAAAAAAACCCTCTCGAAGAGGGCGTGTTCGGCATAAAGCCTTGTTTTGGCTTAATACCATATCCATGTGAACTAGTGACACAATCGTCACAATATTATTATAGCACAATTTTTCTAATATTGTAAATTTTTCCTAATTCATCTACTTCACATAGTTTGTAATTATCAATTATAGTAGCGATTGATATATTCATTTGTTTTCTAGGAAAAAATATTTCATTATCACAAAATTGAGATTTTATTTCTAATTTGTTAACTTTAAAATCTCCTCCGCCAACAAAATAAAATAGTTTGTTTTCATTATTAATTATTGATTGTCCTGCATTTATTTCTATAAATTGATTATTAAAAATATTTTTTGATTTAAGTATATTGCATAGTTTTTCGTTATCAATTTCTAACCCTTTTTTTGTTCAATTTAGAACTAAAGAATTAATTGGAATTGTTATGTATTTACCTTTGTTATCTTTATATATTCTTGCTGATATTGGATTAAGACTTTCTAAAATACCAGATTTCTTAATTTTTTTACTATTCATTATATCTTTTTGATCTTTTCTTAATACAATATTAGATAAATTTTTTTCATCTCCACAAACTTTAAGTGATTTTACAAATTTTTTATTACCTTTGTGGTCATAAAATATTATATGTTTAAAATTTTGAATTTTAGAATCATCACTAGAAAAGTTACTAATCATGTAATTAATAAATGGATTTTTAACTGGTTTTATATTAGAGTTTTCTACAAAATTATTATATTTATCATATATATTTTTAAGTTTATTATAAAGTGTTTTATCTTCTTGATAACAAATTAAATTTTTCATTTCATTAGTTTCATAATCTGCAAAATATTCATTTAAATCTAAATCTTTATTCACTAAAGAAAGTTTGTTTATTTTAACACCTTTTGTGTATTTATCATCAATTCATTTCATTGAAATCAATGTTTCGTTTGAGAAGGAAACATTTGATTTTCTATATATTGGCCTAGAAAATTTACAAGGAATCTCAAATATTTGTTTACTAAGTTCCATAGCTTTTTTTCTAGCTTCATCTGATAAGAAATCTTTTGTAAACTCAATTAATTCTCCAGTGTTTTCATCATATATTTTATTGTCATCTTGTTTTTTAAATTTATGACTTAACTTAAGTAATTGGTTTATCTTATGATTTGATCCTAAAAAAGCTAAAATTGTTGCATCTATTCCATGATGTTCATAAAACTCTCTTTGCTTCATTATTCCCTTTCTTTCAAGAAGACCATCTTTATAAGTGGCAAATAAATTATATCTAGCATAATTTGTTAGTGCCCCATTAATAACTTTAATTTTTACATTTGGATTGTTGACTTTAAAGAAGTCTCTAAAAGTATCAAACACTAATTTTGAAGCATATCTTGTATCAGAAAGGTTTTTTTCTATAAAACCAAGCATTTCTGTTCTTGGATCTTGTTCAAATAATAATAATTCTTTTTTTGCTTTAGATATTTTTTGTTCTACAAATAGCTTTTCAACTCTATCTTTGAATTCAGCATATTTTCCTATTGATGATAATCATTGAAAGGGTGTTTTATTACCTTTTTGTTTATTGTTTTCAAATTTTGTTAATACCTTATTTCTTCTTGAATCTATAAAGCAAAGTGAATAAGGTATAATATGTTCTTCATGATATTTATTACTATTTTTTATAACATCTATAACATCAATCTCTTGACCGTCATAGATATCTTTATAGTTTTGTTCTTTTAAAAGCTTTAGTTTAAGTTTTGTTTTGCTATTTAATTTACTAGTATATTCCTCTACATTTAATCCTGCAAATTTCAATACTTCAGCTATTTCTTCTCCTGCCTTCTTTTGATTAGAACTAATTTTTTTTCTTTCTTCAGCAGTGTTTTTATCTCTTGGAAGTTCAATTGCAATATTGTCAATATCATAATCTTTTGAATATACTTTAATAATTTTATTTAAAACATTTATTGTTTGAATAAAAGCCCTTTTTGATGTTGGTGAAATAATTCCATCTTCAAAAATATTTTTTGGAATATATTTTCTTGGTCTACCATTAAATAATAATTTAGTATTCAGATTGTTAATTTTATCAACAAAATATGTTGATGCATTTATTGATGTATCTTCTCCAGTTTCTAGATCATTATATTTAATGCCAACTGGTATATATTCAAGCATTGCTTTGTAACTAAATGAGTGTGTTTGCATAACACCTTTAATCTTTTTAACAAGTTCAAGACAAATTGGTAAATCAATTTTATATTCATCAGAAACTAGTTGCGCTCTTTTGTTTATATCCATAGATTTTTGCAAGATAACAAATATATTATTTATCTTAATTAAATCTTCTTGATCATATATATTTAATTCATTATAAACATTGTTATCTAAAAGTCATTTAGCTATTGTTATTGTATTTTCTAATTTAGTAAATAGTGGTTTTTTACTAGTATCTATTCTATAGCCATAAACATCATCAAAATTTATATCTTTAAATTCTGTGGTGGAAATTATGTGTTTTACAAGTTTTTTTTCAGAAAATGATTTTATAGGTTTACTAGTTTTTAGTGAAATATTAAATTCATCTAATATGGATAATTTAGTTTTACTATTAAGTTTTAATTTAGAACTAGAAAACAAATATATATTAGTTAAATCATTAATAAAATTAAAAACTTCAGCAATTGGTGAATTTTTTCCACCCCTAAGCTTTGTTTTTTCATCCTTTATTGAATCATCATTACCATATATTGTACATTTTCCAACCAACACATCTCATAGGTTCTCACCAATTTTTTCAACTTTTCCTTCTTTATTTAATCTTCATAAACCATAAGGAGTTGGTGATTTTTCGCTACCCGGACCATCAGAATAATCTCTAACTCTTCTGAATAAAGAAATGTATTCATCAACAAAATTGGAATCTAAAGATTGTTTACTTAAAAATTTTTCTATCTCTTTAACTCAAATTAAATTTGAAAATTTTTGATTATCTTCATTGCCAATATAGTATCCGTTTTTCATATAGAAATCATACTGTATTTCTGTTGGTAATCTATTAATATTTTCTCCATTTTCTTTTAAATCTTCTTCAGTTATATAAAAATAACCTCTTTTATGTATGTAGTGATAAAGACAAATTAGCAATTCTTCTTTTGAAAGTTTTTCCTTTAAACCTTTATATTTTATTTCAACAATAGGAACATTTCCTGTTTCGTTTACTATTCCCTGTTCTAATATTTTTGCTAACTCATCTTGATCTGAAATAATATTATATTTAATTAGAAGTTTTATTAAATCATTTTTTCTTGTTTTTATTCTTCTAATTCTTCTTCTCATTGATCTATGACTTCTTCTAGCTTCATTTTCTAATTTACCATCCTTGGCATTAGCAGCATCTGGAAAAAGTCTAGAACCATAATCAATCAAAACATTGTCTTCACGTAATATTGATCATCCTACAGATGAAACCCCTATATCAAGACCGATTGTTATTTTCTTTTTGTTTGACATATTTTCTTTAATTCCTTTCGATAATTCACAACAATTAATTATAAATCATGCGGAAATAAAAATATTAAAATCTATTTAGTTTTAAATAAATTTTTGCAAATTTTTATTTTAAAGTATTTTATGAATTATATGACAATTAAAAATTTAAGCACTTTGTTTTAAATGCTTTTTAAAATATTCTCTTAACTTTTCATCACATATATAAACAAAAGTGCCAAGTTGCCCTCTAGTAAGAAGTATTTTATAAACATTTTTTATTAAAGCATCAAGTTTTTTTCTATTGTTTTTTAACCCTTGCTTTCCCATTGCATCAAAGTAATTATCATAATCACAAAATATGTTATTATCATCATCGATTTTTATATCTGGACCTATGATAACTCCGCAATAATCAAATTCTAAGCCTTGGCATGTATGAACACAACCTATTTCTTTATTCATAAAATCTGTTTTTGCTCATTTAAGATCTTTTGCAAAATTTCAATAACCTTTATAATCGTGTTCTTCTATATAAATGTCATATTGATTTCCCAATGCTAGTTGATCTCTATTTAAATCTTTAGTTTTTCATTTTCATGCATAGCCTGCAACTATTTTAGAATTAGTAAAACCTTTGCTAATTTTTTCATCTATTAACTCGTTTATTTTATGAGGATTATCTACTAATTTAAACTCATATGAATCATTATCATCAATATAAAAATTTGCAGTTTCTCTTATTTGTAATGCATTATCAATAGAGTTTATATACCCACTTGATCCAGAGCATCTAAATTGAATATCTAATGTATATTTATTACCACTATAGATCTTTTTGTTAAATGCCATTGCAACTTCATTTATATTCTCATTAGTTCCTATATCATTATCTCTAATTACTTGATTTTCATCCACGAAAAATATTGTGTTTTTTGATGATTTAATAATGTCTTCAATTTGATTTTTACCTTTATACATATATGCTTTGTTTTTTAATCTATGAGCTTCATCAACTATAATTCAATCATATTTGTTTTTCTCACAATTATAGAAACTTGATGAACCAACAAATATTGATTTAAATAATTCATTTGACTTATTAGACTTAATAGAAGATGTCAAACACTCTCTAAATGCAGCATTTGGAGTTACATAAATTGCTGTTTTCTTTCTATTTATTAACTCCTTAAGCAAATTAATAGCAACAACTGATTTACCAGTTCCTGGATTCCCATTAATTATAAATACATTATTAGTTTCATCATATTTTTCAATTATATTTTCAAAAACTTCTTTTTGAGCTTCTAATAACATATATTCTTCATTATTTGGGTCATTAAGAACAGAGTTTAAAGAGTCTATTAGTTTTTTTGAAGGAACCATCTTACTATTTTCTATATTTCACAATATTTCTTTTCCTTTTCCTTTATTAACCAAAGAAAAAATATCATTAGATAATTTGAGACTATCTTCACTAAAATAAATAGGAGATTCTATTATTGTTGTATATAGTTCTTGATTTAAAAGGTTTTTATTATCTGTTTGTTTTGCATTATGTAAATATGCTAATGATTTACCAAAAGCTTTTTTAGTGTGAACATATTCATTAAACATTTCCAAAGAATATAAATAGCTCTTACATTGATATGATGGGTGTAAAACATCTCTTTTTTTATTACCAACATATGTTAGCACTATATCTTGTTTATCACTATCTTCAGCTTTTTCTCACTGTTTTAACTCTATTAAAATAAAATTTTTATGATTGTTTTCATCATGACCAAAAACCATAAAATCTATTCTCTTTGATGATTGTGGAATTTTATATTCTATTGCAACGTATACATCATCTGGAAATTTGTTTATATTAAATATATTATTCATATACATTAAAGAATTTTTTCATGAATTAATTTCTGATTTATTGCTTTTTAAATTAAAACCCTTATTATGAAAATTTTTAAGTATCGAATCAACTATCCTATTGCTTAAAATATCATTTTTAAAATCTAATAAAGAATTTTCATAAATAATCATAAATTCTCCTATCAATGTAATAATTAATAAAAATATCTTTTATATCTTAATTCATAAATAGATTACATAATAATAAAATTTTAATTTAAAAATTTAAGTTTTAATTAAATCTTGTTCTAACACGAATTAACAAATATTTAGAATAAATATATATCAAAGTTGTTTTTAAAATTTTTTAAAAAAATAATCCAATATTTATAATTTACTTGTAATGTAAATTAAAAGGAATAATGAATTATGCATAAATTAAAGGTAAAAAAACTTCATATAAATTCTTTTAGAGCATTAAAGAATATAAGTTTAAACTTTGATGATAATTACAATGAAATAACTGGTATGAATGGTACAGGAAAATCATCAATATTAGATGCTATAAGATATATGATTAGTCAGAATGACATTAATAATAAGAAAATGATAAACACAAAAACAATTAATCCAAATCATAATAAATACAAAGATAGCGAATTACTTCCTAATATTGAACTTGTTTTATTGTACGATGATAATGAATTAAAATTAGAAACTGACTCAAAAAACTGATATATCAATGGAATCAAACAAAGTAATAGATCAAGTTATTTGTCTTCTCTTTATGAAAAATTAAGCATTCAACAAGATGATTTTTTAAGATCATTTAATCCTTTTATCATGGATTATTATTTATCAAGCGAAAGAAAAAACAATGAAAACATTGAAATAAAAAATAACATCATAAACATAGCTAACATTTTAGAAAAAGAAAATAAAATAATAGAACCAAAAGAATACAATCAAATTTTAGAACAAATAGAAAATATAAAAGAAGAAAGAAAGTTTATATTAGATTCTATTAAAAAAAAAGAAAATGAAAAACAATGGTTTATCCAATATAACAATATAGAAAATATAAATGTTAATAATTTTGATATTGAAAAAGAAGAAAAACAACAAGTTGAAAAACTTCAAGAACTTAAAATTAAAGAATCAAAATTTGATCAAATAAATTTGGATATAAATAATAAAGAAAGTGAATACACTTCAATTGACAATAGGATTAAAGAATTAGAAAGAAAACTTAATAAATTTAAAAATGGTGAATATGTAAATAAGCAAAATATTTCATCAAAAATAAAACTATCTGAAAAAATATTATTAATCATTTTATATTTTTTATTTATAATTCCTGGATTAATTTATAAAAAATACTTAATTAAAAAATATAACAACAATAATGATTTTCAAGATGAATTAATCATTAAAGAAATTAGAAATATCGAAAATGATATTAATGATCTAAAAAAAGAAAAAGACAGAATTGAAAAAGCAATTGATGATTTAAAAAATAATATTTTTTACAAAGATGTTGATGTAGCCAAAATAAGAAATGAAATCTTTACTCTTGAAAAATTGTTAAATAAAAATGAAATGAATGAAAAAATACTGGAACTAAAAAATATTGATAGTGACCTTGAGGAATTAAGAGAAGAATTAAAAACAATAGATTTCAATTTAAACAAACAAGAAGAACACAAAAACAATATAAACAAAAAGACTAGTGCAATTATTAAAAAATATTTTCCTAATTTTGACGTAAGTTTATTCAATGATGAGAAAAATGATGAAGCACTAATAATAAAAAAAGATAATATACCTTTAAATTGTATGAATTATTCACAAAAAATGAATGTTATATTTGAATTAAATAATTTTTTAAAACATAAAAGAAACATTGAAGTTTTCTTTTTAATAGATGGTGGAGAATCTTTCAATAAAATAACATCAACAAATCAAGTTATAGTTGCAAAAGTAAATAATGAAAAAGATTTAAAATTAAATGGTAAAAATATTTATTAAAGTTATTGAATCATCATCCCATGGCAATTGCATCGCTTTGTATGATGGCACATCATATTTAATACTTGATTTTGGAACTAATTATAAAAATATAGAAAAATTTTTACACGCAAATAACATTAATAACAAAAACATTTCATGTTGTTTGATTACTCATGCACATAATGATCATGTTTGTGCAATGAAAGAAAAAATATCAGAAAATATTTTATATTATTCAACATATGAAACCAAAGAACATTTAAAACTTAAAATAGACAATAAAAATGTATTAGATAACATTAAGCTAATTAATGATTATAATAAATGAATTAAAGTACCAAACTCTAATTGAAAATTTAAAGCATTTAAAACTATCCACAACATAAGTGGTTCTGTTGGTTATATTGTAAAAAACAAAAATAAAAAATTATTATACTTTACAGACTCAGAATATTTTGAAAATAAACTATTTAAAAAAATGGATTGTTACATAGTTGAATCAAATTATGGAAATTCTAAGTTAAATACAAAAGCTGAAAACAAAAAACATTTTAACAACGAAAATCATATGTCAATTGATGATGCTGAAAAATTTTTAAAAAAATATTATTCAAAGAAAACTAAATTATTTATATTTTCACATATTTCTAAAAGTGGTTTAAAAGAAAAAACATACATAAAAGATCTTGTAGTAATATTGCAACAAAAGGGTATAAATGCAAAATATATAGATCCATATAAAATAATGGATTTTAATGATGTTTTTTAAATATTTATTTTTTATATAAATTTAACAGTTTTAAAATTAATCTTTTCATTAATTTATATTGTTTAAAATTAATATAAATTATAATTATTTAATCTATGTATTTTATTTATATTGGGAGTTAAACAAAATGAATCAAACTAGAAAAAACCAAACATTTGAATTAGAAAAATTAATTAAAACATTAGAAAACAAAGATTCTAAATCAATTGCAATAGTTGGAAAAATAAATAATAAAAAAACTAAAATAATTAATTCATTGCACCAATATATGTCAACTAATGAACCAACAAACAAAAAAGTACATACAACTTTTTATAATTCATTAATAGAAGCAACAAAAAGAAAAAATTCTAAAAAGGTTGATGACGAACAAAACAATAATTCAGAAATATTAAATAAAGGTGTATATAGTTTTAATGCTGAAATGATTCAGGAAACTATTGCAATGTGTCTAAGAGAGAACCTTAAGGTTGAGAATATGCATCCCTCTAAAGTTTTTAAAAAATTATCAAATCGGTTTAAAAAGTGAAAACTTAATAGAATCAAAAAGAAATTAGATTATCTTGAAAAACATTGAGTTAAATCTGTTAATAACAACAAAATAAAAACCATATTCCCAATCCTTACAACAATAACTACAATTGGAACATCAATTGGAACTCCAATTTTATCAATTGCACTATTAAGAAACAAAGAAATTATTGAAACATTTACTTATGCTGGTTATGTTGTTTTATTAGCTTTTTGTGGTCTTGCAATTATATCTGGTATAGTATCAGTTATTTTCTATTTAGTTAGTTCAATTATTGCTAGCAGATATGAACTAATATCTAAAAATCTACCTGATGGTTATAAAAAAATATTAGCTAAATATTTTATTTTGCCAACACAAACAAAAGAAAATACAAAACATTATTGAAAAAAAATTAAAATCACTAAAAATCAAAATTATTATTTAAATGAAATTTCATATACTGAAAAAAATTATTGAAGTAATTTAGATTTATTAATGATTCATAATGCACTAGGAAACAATGTTTGTTTTACTGTAACAATTTTAGAAAACTACCAAATGAAAAACATATTTAGTGATTCTTGAGGAAGTTCTTTAAATTATGCTGTATTTGATGTAAATAATTATAAAAATGGTTACAACAAAGAAAGAATCATAAATTTTATTTTAAGTAGAATGTCTAAAGACTTTGGTTTTGATTTTATTAGTTTATACAAAAAGAATGATCAATTTAAAAATTATATAGATGTTTTTTATGAGACAACAGATAATAATTTACAAGTATTAAACATACTAAATGTATTTAAAACTCACATATTAAAAAAAGTTGATAAAAAATATTTTGAAAAACATATAGATTTTTTTATTGATGTTTTATATATGTATTTAATTAAAAGCTTAGATTTCTATACTTTCGACTTATTAATTGATTCATTAGTTAATGAAATAAGAATTCCAAAAGATATTGATAGCAAATATAATTTATTTAAAATAGA
This genomic window contains:
- a CDS encoding CRISPR-associated endonuclease Cas1, which gives rise to MGWKIVEVVTGEHLNFFLDNLIILKENNKISIPIKDIDVLIIDNQRTKITIRLITELSSNNILTIICDSFTNPKVI
- the cas9 gene encoding type II CRISPR RNA-guided endonuclease Cas9 (Cas9, originally named Csn1, is the large, multifunctional signature protein of type II CRISPR/Cas systems. It is well known even to general audiences because its RNA-guided endonuclease activity has made it a popular tool for custom editing of eukaryotic genomes.) is translated as MSNKKKITIGLDIGVSSVGWSILREDNVLIDYGSRLFPDAANAKDGKLENEARRSHRSMRRRIRRIKTRKNDLIKLLIKYNIISDQDELAKILEQGIVNETGNVPIVEIKYKGLKEKLSKEELLICLYHYIHKRGYFYITEEDLKENGENINRLPTEIQYDFYMKNGYYIGNEDNQKFSNLIWVKEIEKFLSKQSLDSNFVDEYISLFRRVRDYSDGPGSEKSPTPYGLWRLNKEGKVEKIGENLWDVLVGKCTIYGNDDSIKDEKTKLRGGKNSPIAEVFNFINDLTNIYLFSSSKLKLNSKTKLSILDEFNISLKTSKPIKSFSEKKLVKHIISTTEFKDINFDDVYGYRIDTSKKPLFTKLENTITIAKWLLDNNVYNELNIYDQEDLIKINNIFVILQKSMDINKRAQLVSDEYKIDLPICLELVKKIKGVMQTHSFSYKAMLEYIPVGIKYNDLETGEDTSINASTYFVDKINNLNTKLLFNGRPRKYIPKNIFEDGIISPTSKRAFIQTINVLNKIIKVYSKDYDIDNIAIELPRDKNTAEERKKISSNQKKAGEEIAEVLKFAGLNVEEYTSKLNSKTKLKLKLLKEQNYKDIYDGQEIDVIDVIKNSNKYHEEHIIPYSLCFIDSRRNKVLTKFENNKQKGNKTPFQWLSSIGKYAEFKDRVEKLFVEQKISKAKKELLLFEQDPRTEMLGFIEKNLSDTRYASKLVFDTFRDFFKVNNPNVKIKVINGALTNYARYNLFATYKDGLLERKGIMKQREFYEHHGIDATILAFLGSNHKINQLLKLSHKFKKQDDNKIYDENTGELIEFTKDFLSDEARKKAMELSKQIFEIPCKFSRPIYRKSNVSFSNETLISMKWIDDKYTKGVKINKLSLVNKDLDLNEYFADYETNEMKNLICYQEDKTLYNKLKNIYDKYNNFVENSNIKPVKNPFINYMISNFSSDDSKIQNFKHIIFYDHKGNKKFVKSLKVCGDEKNLSNIVLRKDQKDIMNSKKIKKSGILESLNPISARIYKDNKGKYITIPINSLVLNWTKKGLEIDNEKLCNILKSKNIFNNQFIEINAGQSIINNENKLFYFVGGGDFKVNKLEIKSQFCDNEIFFPRKQMNISIATIIDNYKLCEVDELGKIYNIRKIVL
- a CDS encoding DUF2075 domain-containing protein, which encodes MIIYENSLLDFKNDILSNRIVDSILKNFHNKGFNLKSNKSEINSWKNSLMYMNNIFNINKFPDDVYVAIEYKIPQSSKRIDFMVFGHDENNHKNFILIELKQWEKAEDSDKQDIVLTYVGNKKRDVLHPSYQCKSYLYSLEMFNEYVHTKKAFGKSLAYLHNAKQTDNKNLLNQELYTTIIESPIYFSEDSLKLSNDIFSLVNKGKGKEILWNIENSKMVPSKKLIDSLNSVLNDPNNEEYMLLEAQKEVFENIIEKYDETNNVFIINGNPGTGKSVVAINLLKELINRKKTAIYVTPNAAFRECLTSSIKSNKSNELFKSIFVGSSSFYNCEKNKYDWIIVDEAHRLKNKAYMYKGKNQIEDIIKSSKNTIFFVDENQVIRDNDIGTNENINEVAMAFNKKIYSGNKYTLDIQFRCSGSSGYINSIDNALQIRETANFYIDDNDSYEFKLVDNPHKINELIDEKISKGFTNSKIVAGYAWKWKTKDLNRDQLALGNQYDIYIEEHDYKGYWNFAKDLKWAKTDFMNKEIGCVHTCQGLEFDYCGVIIGPDIKIDDDNNIFCDYDNYFDAMGKQGLKNNRKKLDALIKNVYKILLTRGQLGTFVYICDEKLREYFKKHLKQSA
- a CDS encoding AAA family ATPase; this encodes MHKLKVKKLHINSFRALKNISLNFDDNYNEITGMNGTGKSSILDAIRYMISQNDINNKKMINTKTINPNHNKYKDSELLPNIELVLLYDDNELKLETDSKNWYINGIKQSNRSSYLSSLYEKLSIQQDDFLRSFNPFIMDYYLSSERKNNENIEIKNNIINIANILEKENKIIEPKEYNQILEQIENIKEERKFILDSIKKKENEKQWFIQYNNIENINVNNFDIEKEEKQQVEKLQELKIKESKFDQINLDINNKESEYTSIDNRIKELERKLNKFKNGEYVNKQNISSKIKLSEKILLIILYFLFIIPGLIYKKYLIKKYNNNNDFQDELIIKEIRNIENDINDLKKEKDRIEKAIDDLKNNIFYKDVDVAKIRNEIFTLEKLLNKNEMNEKILELKNIDSDLEELREELKTIDFNLNKQEEHKNNINKKTSAIIKKYFPNFDVSLFNDEKNDEALIIKKDNIPLNCMNYSQKMNVIFELNNFLKHKRNIEVFFLIDGGESFNKITSTNQVIVAKVNNEKDLKLNGKNIY
- a CDS encoding MBL fold metallo-hydrolase → MVKIFIKVIESSSHGNCIALYDGTSYLILDFGTNYKNIEKFLHANNINNKNISCCLITHAHNDHVCAMKEKISENILYYSTYETKEHLKLKIDNKNVLDNIKLINDYNKWIKVPNSNWKFKAFKTIHNISGSVGYIVKNKNKKLLYFTDSEYFENKLFKKMDCYIVESNYGNSKLNTKAENKKHFNNENHMSIDDAEKFLKKYYSKKTKLFIFSHISKSGLKEKTYIKDLVVILQQKGINAKYIDPYKIMDFNDVF